The genomic DNA AGTACCTGAATACAGAATTCCAAAGAAAAGTGCTGCAAAAAATACCCCAATAGGAGCATTTGCTCCAAGTAATGCTACTGCTATTCCATCATACCCCTGAGTTGGTAAAATACCTATTTGCATACTAGTTGCATTACCTGTATACAACGCAACTCCACCAAGTCCTGCTAATCCACCTGATATAACCATTGATAAGATGATATTTCGGTTTACTTTCATACCTGCATATTCTGCTGCATGTCTGTTAAATCCAACCGCCTTTAACTCGAAGCCTAAAGTAGTTTTATTAATAATAAATCCAATAACAATAACTGCTATTACAGCAAGAAATAGTCCTAAATTTACATATGACCCGCCAAACATTTCTGATAAAAATGGAACTTGTAATGTTGCGTCTGCCGATAGTTTACGCGATTCAGTCTCCAGAAATTCACCTTTAAAGTAGCCTGGAATTACGTAATATACAGTCCAATATGCAATCCAGTTCATCATGATCGTGGATACAACTTCGTGAACATTAAATTTAGCCTTAAGTAAGCCTGGAACAAAAGCCCAAAGAGCTCCTCCTAAAAATCCTGCTATGACCATTACCAATAGTAATATAGGTCTAGATAAATCTAAACTTAATCCTATAGCAGTTGCAAATAATCCACCGATTAACATTTGACCAGATGCACCAATATTGAATAATCCTGTTCTAAATGCAAAAGCAACCGATAATCCAGTGAATATTAAAGGTGTTGCCGTTGCCAGTGTATTGCCAATTCGTTCAATGTTTCTTAAACCGCCTTGAAAAAGATACATGTATCCTTCGATTGGATTACTTCCTATAACCAACATAAGAATAGCACCGGCTAGGAGACCTAACAAAACGGCAACGAGTGAAATTATAGTGTGTCTCATATACTTCTCTCCTTACTTACTCCGGCCATCATTAAACCTACTTCATTTTCATCTGTTTCAGAAGCATTCACTATTCCGACAAGTTCACCATTATTTACAATGGCAATTCGATCTGATAGCTGAAGAACTTCATCAAGTTCTAATGATATTAAGAGTACTGCCTTACCATTATCTCGATGCTCAATTAAACGCTTATGAATATATTCAATCGAACCAACGTCTAATCCACGTGTAGGTTGAACAGCTATTAATAAATTGGGATCAAGCTCTAATTCCCTTCCGATAATTGCTTTTTGTTGGTTTCCTCCAGATAAAGTTCGGGCAATAGAAATGGCTCCCTCCCCTGAACGGACATCAAAGTTTTCAAGGATTTTCTTGGCATACTCTTTCATAGCGTTTTCATTTAACAATCCAAACTTTGAAAAAGGTGGTTTATTATATACTTCTAGTACCATATTTGACTGAAGTGTATAGTCCAATACCAACCCTCGTTTTTGTCTATCCTCTGGAATGTGACCAATGCCTTTGTCAATTCGTTGACGGATAGGAATATTTGTAATGTCCTCACCATTTAAGAGAATTTTTCCAGATTCTACTTTTCTAAGTCCTGTAATTCCCTCAACTAAATCGGACTGTCCATTTCCTTCTACACCTGCAATACCGACGATTTCACCTGCTCTTACTTCTAGAGAAAAGTTTTTAAGTCCCATTACTTTTCGTGCATTCTTAACAAATAAAGAATCTATTTCAAGAACAACATTTCCTGGCTTGCTCTCTTCTTTCTCAACTTTAAAAGATACGTGTCTTCCTACCATCATTTCAGCAAGAGTTGCTTCGCTAGATTCAGCAACACTGACCGTACCAATTCCTTTTCCACGTCTAATAACAGTACAACGGTCTGCTACCGCTTTAATTTCCTTTAATTTATGGGTAATGATAATAATGGATTTACCTTCTTTTATGAGGTTGCGCATGATATTCATTAACTCATCAATTTCATTTGGGGTTAGTACGGCTGTAGGCTCGTCAAGGATAAGTACATCCGCTTCACGATAGAGCATTTTAATGATTTCTACCCTTTGTTGCATTCCAACAGAAATATCTTGAATTTTCGCATGAGGATCCACATTTAATCCATAATGTTTAGATAACTCTTCGATTCTTTTTGCAGCCTTATCAATATTAAGTACAAGTCCGCCTTTTAACGGTTCACTACCTAAAATAATATTTTCAGTTACAGTAAAGTTCTCAACCAACTTAAAATGCTGATGAACCATCCCAATTCCTAATCGGTTAGCGACATTTGGACTGGTGATACGAAC from Cytobacillus luteolus includes the following:
- a CDS encoding ABC transporter permease: MRHTIISLVAVLLGLLAGAILMLVIGSNPIEGYMYLFQGGLRNIERIGNTLATATPLIFTGLSVAFAFRTGLFNIGASGQMLIGGLFATAIGLSLDLSRPILLLVMVIAGFLGGALWAFVPGLLKAKFNVHEVVSTIMMNWIAYWTVYYVIPGYFKGEFLETESRKLSADATLQVPFLSEMFGGSYVNLGLFLAVIAVIVIGFIINKTTLGFELKAVGFNRHAAEYAGMKVNRNIILSMVISGGLAGLGGVALYTGNATSMQIGILPTQGYDGIAVALLGANAPIGVFFAALFFGILYSGTGFMNAMIDIPPEIANTIIAIIIYFAATSVLIERLIKKFSGRRSNKENINGPVAKKEES
- a CDS encoding ABC transporter ATP-binding protein, encoding MDYVVEMLNIRKEFPGIVANDNITLTLRKGEIHALLGENGAGKSTLMGVLFGMYQPEQGVVKVNGKEVRITSPNVANRLGIGMVHQHFKLVENFTVTENIILGSEPLKGGLVLNIDKAAKRIEELSKHYGLNVDPHAKIQDISVGMQQRVEIIKMLYREADVLILDEPTAVLTPNEIDELMNIMRNLIKEGKSIIIITHKLKEIKAVADRCTVIRRGKGIGTVSVAESSEATLAEMMVGRHVSFKVEKEESKPGNVVLEIDSLFVKNARKVMGLKNFSLEVRAGEIVGIAGVEGNGQSDLVEGITGLRKVESGKILLNGEDITNIPIRQRIDKGIGHIPEDRQKRGLVLDYTLQSNMVLEVYNKPPFSKFGLLNENAMKEYAKKILENFDVRSGEGAISIARTLSGGNQQKAIIGRELELDPNLLIAVQPTRGLDVGSIEYIHKRLIEHRDNGKAVLLISLELDEVLQLSDRIAIVNNGELVGIVNASETDENEVGLMMAGVSKERSI